GCTTTGTTGGGTTGCGGATGTCCATAATGTGCCTCATTCCCTTAAAAGCAACATATGCTGAAATTCTCATCATCCCAATGAAAAAGTAAACCAGGTTCTTCGATTAATTTCAGAAATAGCCATATTTGAATAAATACAAGTCATCCACAAGGTGTTGATCGGAACAGCAGCTATGCCTTTGTGTGTCTGGAGAGATGGGAGGCGGTTGTGGAAATGAGGAGGGAATAAAGAAAGACATGGGCAGATCTACTGCTGTAACAAATAATCTGACTGGTTGACTACTCTTGCCCTCTTCTGGTCAGTAATGTGAATTTCAAATAACTTGAATTCTAAAGAAAATATTGctgtaaaaataagaaatattgcaTTGTCTCCATTTCCACGTAAAATAATGTTATGCCTGCTTCTGAACCAGAATATTCATACTGTAAAATATgtggaaatatttgcaaaaatattgtCAAATTGCTGAACACATTGTGACATGttgacaaatataaatatttatattaagaaaTAGTTTACAGCACTTAAAGATAATGTTTAAAAACATATGAACAAATGTTACTGTGGATTTTATATGTTTTGCAACACAAATTTCATAGCAGTTTTGAATATCTGGCAGTAAAGTACAACCACAAAGCTCTAAGGAGAGATaaattattgtaatatattttgcatttaatactttgtatttttttacttaaaacagTGGTTAGGTGACAAAGCGACAGCTATATACCTATAATACACAGAATTTTGATCAAAGTACAGTAGTTTGTTCTCAAGAAGAATTggggaaattaaacatttttatttgctcttaGTAGCCACTTCCAATTCTGGCAAGTGGGAAAAGGCTTTTCTGTGGCTTACACACTGTAATCAAGtgaacttaaaaaaacaaaagtataaaaattcacgaatttaccatgaaattcacaaaaatcggtgaaatgcattgaagtcaatgggcctcaaaatatattttcatacgCGTGACTATGtggtccaaatgcaataaagtcaatggacgtctgaatGATTTTGCTGCACTGcgattttttttgacacgcaaaaTTTTTCGCCGCCGAATTGCCGAGCgtggtttcacaaattaatttgcttgcagcaaaatgtggaaattagtCGCAAAATTGTGTCCAGtaaatttattcatccatcactatacataacatatttaataaaaaagaaaaaccttttttcaAATCCCTCATCCTAAAAGAAGAAGGTGCAAAAGCTGGGTTCAACAGAATTTCCAGATTTTATCCCCTTTCATAAAACCTTGAATATAATGGTATCACTGATTATCAAACACCTCATAGAGCCTGGCTCGAGTCCCGAAAGAGTTATTTTTGTACAAAAGGGTGTACCCTGGATGGTGGTGTTTTTCTAGTAGTATATAGCTTCAAGCTATGCAGTTTTTTAATGGAATAATGTAGTATAGAATCAGGCCTATATATGGGATTTGGGCCTAGAAGATTATGAAAAGGCATATCAAGAAAGCAGATTGGTTCCAAGTACTGCATCACTTAGGCTGTGGTGCGCCATAGTCTTGTATGAAAAGAAATGTCTCCTCCTTCACTGGAAAGTCACTGCTAATACTGACTAGAGCAATACTCCCCCTGGCACAGCTCACCGGTATGGGAAGAGGTGACCTCTTAAAGTCTGCTAAATAGCCATTCTGTAGGCCTGTTTACATAAAGACTTTCACTCCAATAGGCCAGGATGTCACTCTGGATGTTGTGATTGTGAACTGTCTATAACAACATTGTCTATGATATGAAATATCTACTAAAGACTAAAGACAGTAAAAACACCCCATCCGAAACCAACCAAGCAAAATAAACACCTTGTTCTTAAAACAAATAGTAAACAGATGAACCTATTTCCACATGTTTCAACCAAATATTCATAATTCCCTTTGCCTGACACTTTCAACAGCAACTGAAAACTGGTGAGCAGGAAGAAAGATGTGACTTTGACATAGCATCTGTTTAATTTTAATCATAGTAGAATCTCCGGCTTGCTGTGCTCTGGTGGCTTATGGGGGGATTAACTAAAGCAGGAAGACAGTAAAATGTATAAGATTCAcgttgttttaatcacaaaaggATCTCAACTTGCTGTGTTTCTGATGGCTAAGAGGGGGATTTAATGAAGCAGAAAAGAATGCTTGACATCGGAATATCTACGTTTATGAAGTTTGTTTTCCAGTCTGCCCTCTTCTGGTACAGCATGGAAATACAATGCAACACTACATAAAAGTACATGAACAGTCATTGGTTATTTGATTTCACTGAACATatactatattaaatatatagctCAGTTATTTGTAAGGCTAATATTTAGCATAATATTATCCTAAGTGCACTTGCATGATTTGTGTGATGATGAACACTATATAAGGCATGAGGTCACAGCGAAAACACCATGATAAAGTGAAACAaatcaacacaagcatggaagACAGAAAGGGTTTATACCTGGTATAAATCCTATTTTAGCAATTTCAAACAAAATTATGACAATACACTTTGACCTAGTCCTAAATTGTCAATTTCATGGAAATAGTACAGAATTTAACACTGTTATCAAATTTGTGTAAGAAATAGAGGTATGCTCTGCAGTTGTAACCTACTATGCCAGTTTTAGATTTATATGACTTTTTAAGCAAACATTTCATTGTGGTTTCACTGCTGTTTCTTAGATTTACAAACAGCATTACAACCTTTTATTAACATACCTACAACTCCCCACCCATAATAAATGATTTACTAAATGATTAATTAGGCAATGAGGTTATTTAGTCGGCATGTATTTTGACAGACAGAATATACACTTTGCCTCGCTTGTGTGTTGCTTTTTAAACATGAAGTACCAGCTGTCTGTCTCATTAGTCATATTTTTTATGGACTTTatgtgttttatgcaatatattcttGTACAGACCTGCAATGTTCAGTGGTCTAGTTCcatttaaaaaagttaataaatacatgcatactgtatattattgaagacatttctcgctagacatttttaatttttgggcaaaaattgtacattttttatcttcAAAACTGCTAGAAAGTGCATTTGCCAATGGCAACAGATCATCAATTAGTTTTAAATAGTGTACAACAAGCTAGAAAATGGTACCTGTCTGGTTGCTGTTGGAAACTGTGCTATTGAAATGTTGCATTGATGTTCATAAATAAGGCCTACATCAccttagtgatggacaaatctgaccagttttgccaaaaatttgcgaaactgtgaaaatttagcaaaatggcaaattctatggccaacaaaatgttttgacacgccacaatttttttttgacaagcaacatttttttcaacccaCTGGAGTCTATGACTGTCATTTCTgaggcaaaacttggcaaaaaatgttgctcataaCTACGAACATATCCTCCTTTTGCTTTTACTACAGTATTTTTGGACTGAAAAATTACAGTCCCACAGCTGTTTCTTATTCAAGTTAATGAATGTGGCAGTTACAGATGCAGGAGCTAGTGGAAATTACACCCCAGTGTGCCAGACTCCTAATAGTGCAACTGCTATATAAagcaattttgtttgttttttttacagtacagtacattttaaaaataatttcatggcCGATGGTGCTTAGGTAGCAGGGTGTGTTCTCGCAAACCTTttacattcttttaaaatgttataagaCAATTTAAAAGGCTAAAATATTAAACTTAACAGTATCGTGAAGCATAATATTAAATGAATAGGCAGGTgaagatttaataaataaaaattaatagcTTCATCAAATAATGCTGATatgttaaaagataaaaaaaggtaAGTAAGTTACATTCTATTAGTCTTGcagtaatttatatttatatataatcatgacatatttattattacagtattatgctttatttacataaagctgaCAAAATCTGCACTACTGGTCATCATTCACACTATTCACTGCTCCAAAAACCAACTCAAAAAATCTGTCAAACAAAAGAAATAGATGCAACTGTTAATAGTGCCACAAATACATTCTGAGCATGTCACTTGTTTTTGTTATTACATGACTTTTTAGTGGTATTACTATTAGAATCCATAATTCTAGTCTCACCTGGTTTATTTCATTAGTACTGTCTGAATTATGGGGCTCAGCATCACCTAAGAAATCATTCACCTGAGGATAATCCATAGGCttcatatatgtaaaatatttcttttcagCAGCAGAAGGGAAACAAGCTTGATAACATTGTCCTTGCGAATCCGGGGGAGCCATCCTCACTTCCATGTATTTTAAGGTCCCATCTGCATTCAGGTAAAGTGTTGGTTTATACTGGTCTGTGTAATTCTTGGCCTGGTATTTGCTTGAAAAACAAAATCCACAGCTACTTCCTAAATTGTCCCTTTTTAAGCATTTCACAAGCAAGATGATGAAAGTAATAAGAGAAACAACACTAATAGCGACCAATGAAATGATTAAATACAAAGTCATATTTGGTGATGTTTGAGAATTTGGGATCATGTTCTGAGACTGTGGTAAGTCTTGTGCAATGTTATCCACTATATTTACAATTACTGAAACAGTAGCTGACAAACTTGGTTCTCCGTGGTCACTGACTGAAATGACAAGATGTTGCTCAGTATTATCCATTTCATGGAAACTTTGAATTACTCTTATTTCTCCTGTATATGGAGAGATCTGAAATAAAGTTTGACTTGCAGGTTCAAGAATCCTGTACGTAAGCCAAGCATTGTGTCCAGAGTCAAGATCCACTGCAGATATTTTGGTAACCAAATAACCAGCAGAAGCAGATTGTGGTATCTTCTCTTGGGCTGTGAACCCCATTGAATTTTCTGGATATAATACAGTGGGGGCATTATCATTTatatccaaaataaatataaagattgATACACCTGAAGATAATTTTGGAGATCCAGAATCTTCCACCTTCACAGTTATTTGTAGAGTTTGAAAAGATTCATAATCAAAGGATCTTTGGGAATAAATATCCCCAGTATTTTTATTGATGTACACAAATGAAGATACAGAAGAACCATTGATTTGACTTTCTGCAATAGAATAAGTCAGCTCCGAATTTGATCCAACATCTGGATCAGTGGCAGAAACAGTACATAGTAAAGTACCAggttcattgttttcttttatatgggCATTGTAAACCGACTGAGAAAATGTTGGAGAATTATCATTGACGTCAGATACACTGAGAACTATCACAGTCTGACTACTTAAAGCAGGAGAACCTAAATCAGAAGCTGTAACTTGAATAGAATATTGTGAGGTCTTCTCTCTGTCCAAATGTTCACTAGGCACCAATGAATATCTGCTTTTGAATGGCAGAATTTTAAAAGGCAAAGTTGATGATACATCCAAGTGAACTTCTCCATTTTTCCCTGAGTCTTTATCTTTCACAGTAATAAATCCAACTACAGTTCCTATAGGAGCATCTTCTGGCACTTCCTTGGTCTTAGAGGTAAAAACGATTTCTGGGGTATTATCATTAACATCTTCTACTTCAACCTGGACTAGACATCTCCCCTCTAGTTGTGGTGTTCCTCTGTCTATTGCTTTGACAAATAACTCATAAAAATTGGACTCTTCAAAATCCacaatttcttttatatatatttcccccATGTTTGGATTTAAATCAAATATTTCTTTTGCTGCATCCAACGTGTGATgatcaaaaagaaaattaatttcagCATTAACTCCCTCGTCTAGATCTGTGGCATTAAGCTTTATAACCACTGTCCCTAAAGGGAGATTTTCAGGTAAAGTGATTTTATAAGTAGGCTGACCAAACACTGGGGCATTGTCATTAAAATCTAAGACAATAATAGTTATCTGGGTAGAACCAAATCTTGATTGTTCCCCCCCATCAAATGCAGTAAGCAATAGTTCATGTTGCCCTTTTTCCTCCCTATCTAAGTTTTTTTCGAGTACTAATTCTGCAATGAGTGTCCCATCCTTGCGATTCTTTACAGACAATGAAAAGAATGGGTTTGGGTTAATCTTGTATTGGCTAATACCATTGATTCCTACATCTAAATCTCGAGCGGTATCTAGGGGAAACCTAACACCTGGATTTGCAAATATCTCtgtaatttttataatttggTTATCAGAAGAAAAAGTGGGAGAATTATCATTAATGTCtgatatttctatttctatactGAAGAGTTCAAAAGGATTTTCAGTGCCTAGCTCCAAAGGCAATAAACACGTTAAACTGGAACCACACAGGCTTTCTCTATCAATCCTATCTCTAACAGTCAAAGCTCCGGTTTTCTGGTcaaccaaaaaatatttgcagtttccATCAGATCCCAAACTCAGTTTCCGTTTCTCAATATCTGCCAGGTTTAAACCCAGATCCAGAGCCACATTCCCTGCCAATgttcctggctctgactcctctGCAATAGAATATCGAAGCTGCCCAGAGACCCAGCCGCAGctataaaggaaaaagaaatatacTACTTGCCATTTCCAATTCTTTCCTGGGCTTTGGAAGTCCATATCTTAGATCCCTTgatttaaatagaaaacaaagtatatagatctttttaaaaattcatgtgTCTACTTGGTTGTTGATCCTTTGACAAAAAAATAATCCTTTGTTCGCTAATAAATATCCACGGAATTATCATACCGATCGACATCAGCAGCTATTCTTTGTTAGTCAGTGAAAAGATGGGAGGGTGTTTTTGTGAGGGAGGAGTGTGGAGGTATAATATCTATTGGTGCAGCTTAAAAAATGGTTGACAAGATCGCCCTCTTCTGGCTGATAGTGTTAACTTCATGAAATATTTCAGATTAAATGAAGCATTTTTTTGGTATATTTAGTTTGCTTTTACAACTATAAAAACATTTAGAAAGATAGCTAATATTTGCTAGAAATTTTAGAAATAGTTGAAAATTCCAAACCACTCAACCTAAAAGTACATTTATCAGACAATTCCCAAGattacttatttttgttttttaaataatctatGAAAATGTCACAGATAATTCCCTCTCACTGTGTACCCTGCAACTCTGTCTAAGTCACGACAGACCTCATTTCTGTGAGAACTCTCCATGCTAGCATCAACATTGCATCAGTTCTCTCTCACAGTGCTTCTTGTTCTCTTGCTATGCACAAAACCACACTTTCATGATAACTTGCTCTATTATTCCATCTCCAACAGAATGTCTCCTTAACAGTTGctctagaacagtggtccccaaccagtagctcatgagcaacatgttgctctccaaccccttggatgttgctcccagtggcctcaaagcaggtgcttatttttgaattccaggcaagttttagttgtataaaaaccaggtgtactgccaaacagagcctcaatgtatgttgacaatcctcataggggctactaaatggccaatcacagcacttatttggcagcccaagaatgcatgtgttgctccctaactccttttacttctgaatgttgctcatgggttcaaaaggttggggatccctgctctagaagcTTAAGATACCTTAAAATTACAGCTCTACATCAGACTGTTCTACAGTGGAATGGCTTACCAACAGGCAACTGAATCACTTAAATATTCTGTCTTTCTACAGTCATGAGTTTTGGTATGTCTCTGCACCTCTCTACCAGACAGTCCTGTTAGCTTTATATTAGACATTAAGGGGCTCATCTATTAAACCCTAAATGTATCTGAACAAGGTTTTAAATGGTAAAACCCTACAtttattagagatttattataccccaaagctgctaaatatccaaggtcatgtagaagtcaatggcagatgtccctgaaattgtttcttgacatcgtgatctgctcaGGATTTTTGtacgacaatctgaaaaagtctagATTTCTcagcgacaattcgataaagCCAAGTTTTTGTAGCGTCAATCATACGATACAAATTGACGCTGGATTTTGTTGCAGATTATTGATAAATGACTTCAATTCATGGAAGTGAGTTTGGTCGACTTACTGCAGAATATATGGATATTAAATGCCACTAAAGGGATCTGTTATATAGTCAAATATACTAGCACTCCAGCCATTTGGCCCCAAGaccatacatttttacatattgaGATCAACACATCTCCCAAAATTTTGATTTATGAAACATTTGCTTACAAATACTTTAAAGATTTCCTGAAACAGTAACTCAAAATGATGGGGCATTTTTCCCTATGTTGCAACCTCTCCATTTGTTAGGGCTGGAAATGCTACTTTATTTTGGAGGGTAAATTACTTTGTTTTCTTATGAAGCCCTTCTTTAACTGGTTATTTTTTGCTCACAGTTTAGAAAGATCTACAGCTCTGTTAAACCAAATCATATATCCTATAGTAACTTCTGTGTTTATATTTTAGGGGACATATTGTCTTAGTACTTGGCTGACTTGGTTTTGCTATCTGATAGTGACTCCTGAATCAAGACATTATGTACCCGGCAATTCCCTTAATCTTCCAACACTTTCAAAACCAGCGTTATGGTTGTTATATTCCTGGGACAAAGAACTGgtgcatataatatataaatataaactttagTGTAATGCAATATATCAACAAATTCCTGGTAACATGAATTAATGCTGCTCCTCAGCAATTTTCTTTTGCACAGCATATTAATTAAAAGTACAATAATGATGCTGTTCGACCATCAGACCCAGTATCTTAAAACATGTCATAAAATGCTGTCAGATCTTTATTTAATAACTGAAATAATACagtagttttttacatttcttagtTTTGAAAGTTTACGATATACAAAACAATTAGCAAATATGCagctagaaatattttttaaaaaatggcaatcAAACCAGATTGTAAAGACCTATTGTGTGGTctcaagcagtgtcggactggcccagcaggacactgggaaaaaacccggtgggccccgaaccTTAATGGGCCCCTGCTGGGCAAGTCCCCTCtcccaatctaaaaaaaagtttttttgaagctGCCGCGCCGCGACATCTGCGCATGCACGAAGCACCTTTCATTTAGGATCACCATGACGCAGGTGCGCTGCGCGGCGCCTTTATGCATGTGCCCTCGGCGTCACTGTAGGGGGGGGCGCATCACGGTCggttggaggggggccctggacagtaggtaggactccccagtctgaccctggtctcAAGTTTCGATAAATAGCCATCTGTAAAACAGATGACAAGTGAGTCTCCTTAACTTCATTCATAGCTGTCAAACCCAGAGCCAAATAAATTGGGAGGCCTGCACCTGGATGAAGCTTGTTgctgcaaaatttgaaaaaaaaaacgtgtttaaGGAGAAGTTAAAAATGTGGTGGGCATTGCCcaaaatcagtgtcggactggggggtccaggacccactgggcctgcagcctcaggggcctcCCACACCATCCTCTGGGCCCCATAACCACCCAttgggtctgggctggtggggcccaaaaGCACCAGGGCCCACAGGGGTTTTTCCCGTTTTTCCTGCTGGCCCAGTCGGACCCGACCCAAAATACTAGCAGAAATGACACACAGTACACCATAGCACTAATTGTGTAATTGCTATATAAGACATCAATTTGCTTTGTCATTTTGTGGTACATTTTATGGCTTCCTCTGCCTATGTAGCAGGATTGATTTCCTCTACtcaaaacatttgaggttttacacttttttttataaaataaattaaaaggctGGCAGCATAGACCCAACAATATTTTAAATGCAGACTATTAAAGTGATAAACATGGAATTAGAATGAATAagccatttttttattacaagacTTGGTAGACTTTAAAATAATGCTGAGCATGTTTAAAAAAGATCCAGTTAGCGTAAATTAAACTGCATTAGTGCAtgggatttttattattgttatccttcatttatatagGGCTGATATATGTCTTACCACTTTGAAGACAATGATCATCATTTACATTAGCCCCTTACCCAGAGAAGTGTAATATCCAAGTCCCCTATCAAAAACAATATTAGATTTAACCCACAAATGGAATCAAGAGTGCATATACTTGGCAAGTTCTTAACCTTCTTGCTGACAATGTAGAATCTATGTTATTGGTAGGCAAAGGGTTgaaagtaaaatgtttatttttcacttttacactcctgcaaataaattaataaacacaGCACTTTATCCATTCTCACTTACAACAGAGAAACATGGAAGGCACCATTATTTCAAGGATAGGATCTGTCATGTCAAGGAAACAAATGCTGCTTATAGTACCACAAATAATCTATGCTCACCTGGTTTATTTCATCAGTACTGGTTGCATTATTGGGTTCAGCATCACCTAAAAAATCATTCACCTGAGGATAATCCATAGGCttcatatatgtaaaatatttcttttccGTAGCAGAAGGGAAACAAGCTTGATAACATTGTCCTTGCGAATCCGGGGGAGCCATCCTCACTTCCATGTATTTTAATGTCCCATCTGTATTCAGGTAAAGTGTTGGTTTATACTGGTCTGTGTAATTCTTGGCCTGGTATTTGCTTGAAAAACAGAATCCACAGCTACTCCCATAATTGTCCCTTTTTAAGCATTTCACAAGCAAGATGATGAAAGTAATAAGAGAAACTACACTAATGGCGACCAATGAAATGATTAAATATAAAGTCATATTTGGTGATGTTTGAGAATTTGGGATCAAGTCCTGAAATTGTGGTAAGTCTTGTGCAATGTTATCCACTATATTTACAATTACTGAAACAGTAGCTGACAAACTTGGTTCTCCGTGGTCACTGACTGAAATGACAAGATGTTGCTCAGTATTATCCATTTCATGGAAACTTCGAATTACTCTTATTTCTCCTGTATATGGAGAGAtctgaaaaaaagtttgacttgcAGGTTCAAGAATCCTGTACATAAGCCAAGCATTGTGTCCAGAGTCAAGATCCACTGCAGATATTTTGGTAACCAAATAGCCAGCAGAAGCAGATTGTGGTATCTTCTCTTGGGCTGTGAACCCCATTGAATTTTCTGGATATAATACAGTGGGGGCATTATCATTTatatccaaaataaatataaagattgATACACCTGAAGATAATTTTGGAGATCCAGAATCTTCCACCTTCACAGTTATTTGTATAGTTTGAAAAGATTCATAATCAAAGGATCTTTGGGAATAAATATCCCCAGTATTTTTATTGATGTACACAAATGAAGATACAGAAGAACCATTGATTTGACTTTCTGCAATAGAATAAGTCAGCTCAGAATTTGATCCAACATCTGGATCAGTGGCAGAAACAGTACACAGTAAAGTACCAggttcattgttttcttttatatgggCATCGTAAACCGACTGAGAAAATGTTGGAGAATTATCATTGACGTCAGATACACTGAGAACTATCACAGTCTGACTACTTAAAGCAGGAGAACCTAAATCAAAAGCTGTAACATGAATTGTATATTGTGAGGTCTTCTCTCTGTCCAAATGTTCACTAGTCACCAATGAATATCTGCTTTTGAATGGCAGaattttaaaaggcaaatttGATGATACATCCAAGTGAACTTCTCCATTTTTCCCTGAGTCTTTATCTTTCACAGTAATAAATCCAACTACAGTTCCTATAGGAGCATCTTCTGGCACTTCCTTGGTCTTAGAGGTAAAAACAATTTCTGGGGTATTATCATTAACATCTTCCACTTCAACTTGAACAAGGCAGCGCCCTTCTAGTTTCGGAGTTCCTTTGTCTATTGCTTTGACAAATAACTCGTAAAAATTTGACTCTTCAAAATCCAcaattgcttttatatatatttcccctGTGTCTGGATTCAAATCAAATGTTTCTTTTGCTGAAGCCGATGTATGATGATCAAAGACATATGTCATTTCAGCATTAACTCCCTCATCTAGATCTGTGGCATTAAGCCTCACAACCACTGTCCTTAAAGGGAGATTTTCAGGTAAAGTGATTTTATAACTTCGTTGATCAAACACTGGGGCATTGTCATTAACATCTAAGACAATGATTGTTATTTTGGTAGAACCAGATTTTGGCTGTTCTCCTCCATCCAATGCAGTAAGCAATAGTTCATGTTGCCCTATTTCTTCTCTATCTAAATTTTTTTCGAGTACTAATTCTGCAATGAGTGTCCCATCTTTCCTGTTCATTACAGACAATGTAAAGAATGGGTTTGGGTTAATTTTATACTGGCTAATACCATTGATTCCTACATCTGAATCCTGAGCAGTATCTAGAGGAAATCTAACACCTGGAATTGTAAATACCTCtgtaatttttataatttgattATCTGAAGAAAAAGTGGGAGAATTATCATTGATATCGAATATTTCTATTTCCATACTGAAGAGCTCGAAAGGATTATCTGTGCCTAGCTCCAAAGGCAATAAACACGTTAAACTTGAACCGCACAAGCTTTCTCTATCAATCCTATCTCTAACAGTCAAAGCTCCGGTTTTCTGGTCAACAAAAAAATATCTGCCATTTCCATCAGATCCCAAACTCAGTTTCCGTTTCTCAATATCTGCCAGGTTTAAACCAAGATCCAGAGCCACATTCCCTGCCAATgttcctggctctgactcctctGCAATAGAATATCGAAGCTGCCCAGAGACCCAGCCCCAGCTATAAAGGAAATAGAAATATACTACTTGCCATTTCCAATCCTTTCCTGGGCTTTGGAAGTCCATATCTTAGATCCCTTgatttaaatataacaaaatatagaTCCTTTTAAAAATCCATGTGTCTCTTTGGTTGTTGATCCTTCGATCCTTTCTATGTTAATAAATGGCCATGGAATTTTCATACCAACCGACATCCGCAGCTATTCTTTGTTAGTCAGTGAAAAGATGGGAGGGTTCTTTTGTGAGTCAAAGGGAGGAGTGTGGAGGTATAATATGATGAACAAAATCTACTGGTGCAGCTTTGAAATGGTTGACAAGACTGCCCTCTTCTGGCTGATCGTGttaaatgcacaaaatatttcggagtttattttgttttattgtatttcagttttcttttacaaccataaatacatttagaaaGATAGCTTATGTGTGCTAaaacttttataattattttatatgctCATAATACTACCCTGCAAGCAAATAAGTTATCATACAATTCCAAagttttggttttctttttcaaaaaatctacaaaaatatGTCACTGAGACACTTTTCCTCTCACTTTGCAGCCTGCAACTGTGCCAGCACCAACTTTGCAGCACTTCTCTCTAACTGTGATCCCCCTTCTCTCAATATCTCATTACACATTACAGTAGATTCCTTTATTTAACCTCCATGAGTCTGTTTCCCATCATGCAGTATTCCAGTGGACTGACTCTTCAACTATttatattaatacagtatatatatatatatatatatatatatatatatatatatatatatatatatatatatatatatatatatatatatatatatatatatatatatatgcagtatgaCTTTTGGTTTGTCTCCCAGACAGTTTGTACCTGCACCATTACATCTGTACAGTATATCTAAGTCTATCTGAATTTTAAGCAGTATTTTTGTCTATTCAG
Above is a genomic segment from Xenopus laevis strain J_2021 chromosome 3L, Xenopus_laevis_v10.1, whole genome shotgun sequence containing:
- the pcdhga3.L gene encoding protocadherin gamma subfamily A, 3 L homeolog isoform X13; amino-acid sequence: MDFQSPGKDWKWQVVYFYFLYSWGWVSGQLRYSIAEESEPGTLAGNVALDLGLNLADIEKRKLSLGSDGNGRYFFVDQKTGALTVRDRIDRESLCGSSLTCLLPLELGTDNPFELFSMEIEIFDINDNSPTFSSDNQIIKITEVFTIPGVRFPLDTAQDSDVGINGISQYKINPNPFFTLSVMNRKDGTLIAELVLEKNLDREEIGQHELLLTALDGGEQPKSGSTKITIIVLDVNDNAPVFDQRSYKITLPENLPLRTVVVRLNATDLDEGVNAEMTYVFDHHTSASAKETFDLNPDTGEIYIKAIVDFEESNFYELFVKAIDKGTPKLEGRCLVQVEVEDVNDNTPEIVFTSKTKEVPEDAPIGTVVGFITVKDKDSGKNGEVHLDVSSNLPFKILPFKSRYSLVTSEHLDREKTSQYTIHVTAFDLGSPALSSQTVIVLSVSDVNDNSPTFSQSVYDAHIKENNEPGTLLCTVSATDPDVGSNSELTYSIAESQINGSSVSSFVYINKNTGDIYSQRSFDYESFQTIQITVKVEDSGSPKLSSGVSIFIFILDINDNAPTVLYPENSMGFTAQEKIPQSASAGYLVTKISAVDLDSGHNAWLMYRILEPASQTFFQISPYTGEIRVIRSFHEMDNTEQHLVISVSDHGEPSLSATVSVIVNIVDNIAQDLPQFQDLIPNSQTSPNMTLYLIISLVAISVVSLITFIILLVKCLKRDNYGSSCGFCFSSKYQAKNYTDQYKPTLYLNTDGTLKYMEVRMAPPDSQGQCYQACFPSATEKKYFTYMKPMDYPQVNDFLGDAEPNNATSTDEINQAQPNADWRFSQAAQKPGPSGTQPTEEAGVWPNNQFETERLQAMILASANEAAEGTSGLGGGTGTMGLSARYGPQFTLQHVPDYRQNVYIPGSTLTPTNGGGKREGKGNKKKSSKKDKK